A section of the Elusimicrobiota bacterium genome encodes:
- a CDS encoding YaeQ family protein, with amino-acid sequence MKIRCDLHVNGGSRKLLLVPGPNETGEHLALKLAAYLLFWDWEPVVEASAKHPALAAQEFIPDLMALDQGGEIRLWVECGQVSLHKLGKLLRRLPQARIVALKADERQARRLRKDLGDCLERSKRVEIWAWPEGSFKSWIACVAEKTEVYGESRGLMLNAVVNERPIVAELKKV; translated from the coding sequence ATGAAGATCCGCTGCGACCTCCACGTCAACGGCGGATCGCGCAAGCTCCTCCTGGTCCCCGGCCCCAACGAGACCGGAGAGCACTTGGCCTTGAAGCTCGCCGCCTACCTTTTGTTCTGGGACTGGGAACCGGTCGTCGAGGCCAGCGCCAAGCATCCGGCTTTGGCCGCCCAGGAGTTCATCCCGGACCTCATGGCCTTGGACCAGGGCGGGGAGATACGGCTCTGGGTCGAGTGCGGCCAGGTGAGCCTCCACAAGCTCGGCAAGCTCCTGCGGCGCCTGCCCCAAGCCCGCATCGTAGCGCTCAAAGCCGACGAGCGCCAGGCCCGGCGCCTGCGCAAGGACCTAGGGGACTGTCTCGAACGCTCCAAGCGCGTCGAGATCTGGGCCTGGCCCGAAGGCTCCTTTAAATCCTGGATCGCCTGCGTGGCAGAGAAAACCGAGGTCTACGGCGAGAGCCGAGGGCTCATGCTCAACGCGGTCGTCAATGAGCGCCCCATCGTGGCCGAGCTGAAGAAAGTCTAG
- a CDS encoding sterol desaturase family protein: protein MTPEAAARLGGFAGAFSLSGIWERLSPRRPLAASRLFRWRSNLGILALDALALRLGLPLVLADWAKLAESRSWGLFNRLDLPAGFELAAGFLALDLVIYWQHRIFHRAPILWRLHQVHHTDVDLDLTTGLRFHPLEILISMAIKFAAVAALGAHWSAVAAFEIVLNATSLFNHADINLPAGVDRTLRLVLVTPDMHRVHHSMDAGETNSNFSFNVPWWDWIFSSYRAQPRDGHLEMSLGLPEHRQWRAQSLLWLLALPFK from the coding sequence ATGACGCCAGAGGCGGCCGCGCGGCTAGGGGGATTCGCCGGGGCCTTCTCGCTTTCGGGGATTTGGGAACGGCTTTCCCCCCGCCGCCCCTTGGCGGCCTCGAGGCTTTTCCGTTGGCGAAGCAACCTCGGCATCCTGGCCCTGGACGCCCTGGCCCTGCGCCTGGGCCTGCCTTTGGTCCTGGCGGATTGGGCCAAGCTCGCCGAGTCCCGCAGCTGGGGCCTCTTCAACCGATTGGATCTGCCGGCGGGGTTTGAGCTCGCCGCGGGCTTCCTGGCCCTCGATCTCGTCATATACTGGCAGCACAGGATTTTCCACCGCGCGCCCATTCTCTGGCGACTGCATCAGGTCCACCACACCGACGTGGACCTGGACCTCACCACGGGGCTGCGCTTCCATCCCCTGGAGATCCTTATCTCCATGGCCATCAAGTTCGCCGCCGTGGCCGCGCTCGGCGCGCATTGGAGTGCCGTGGCCGCCTTCGAGATCGTTCTCAACGCGACATCGCTCTTCAACCACGCCGACATTAACCTGCCGGCGGGGGTTGACCGGACGCTGAGGCTGGTCCTGGTCACGCCCGACATGCACCGGGTGCACCACAGCATGGACGCGGGCGAGACCAACAGCAATTTCAGCTTCAACGTGCCCTGGTGGGACTGGATATTCTCGAGCTACCGCGCCCAGCCCCGGGACGGCCACTTGGAGATGAGCTTGGGCCTTCCCGAACACCGCCAGTGGCGGGCCCAGAGCCTGCTTTGGCTCCTGGCTTTGCCCTTCAAATAG
- a CDS encoding aminotransferase class I/II-fold pyridoxal phosphate-dependent enzyme: MRPIPSKKLSGLPPYLFVRLHALKLQAQAAGLPIIDLGQGSPDLASPPNVVAALKAAVDEPWTHRYPQTQGLPELRKAIAAWYSRRFNVALDPEKEVLPLVGSKEGLAHLFMALLEPGQGVLVPNPCYPVHYNGVILAGGKPFLMPLKEENGFLPNLKKIPAEAARRCKILLLNYPNNPTGAVLEDAGLLEEALAFSRRHGCLVAYDNAYSELTFDGYRAPSILQLPGARRRAVEFHSLSKTYSMAGWRIGFVVGNAEAIAHLGKFKGFLDYGIPSFIQRAAVEALNGPQDSIAEACRVYRERRDALVAALAGIGWEVPAPRAAMYLWGRLPEVARKKGSLAFAESLILEKGVVLSPGVGFGPHGESYIRFSLVAPKEKLALAARRIGDFLARR, translated from the coding sequence ATGCGCCCGATTCCATCCAAAAAACTTTCAGGCCTTCCTCCTTACCTTTTTGTCCGGCTCCATGCCCTCAAGCTCCAGGCCCAGGCCGCGGGACTTCCCATCATAGACCTGGGGCAGGGCAGCCCCGATCTTGCGAGCCCCCCAAACGTGGTCGCGGCCTTGAAGGCGGCCGTGGATGAGCCCTGGACCCACCGCTACCCCCAAACCCAAGGGCTTCCGGAGCTGAGAAAAGCCATCGCCGCCTGGTATTCAAGACGCTTCAACGTGGCCCTGGACCCGGAAAAAGAGGTGCTGCCCTTGGTGGGGTCGAAAGAAGGCCTCGCCCATTTGTTCATGGCGCTCCTGGAACCGGGGCAGGGAGTCCTCGTCCCCAATCCCTGCTACCCCGTGCATTACAACGGGGTGATCCTGGCGGGGGGCAAGCCCTTCCTCATGCCCTTGAAGGAAGAGAACGGCTTCCTCCCCAACCTCAAAAAAATCCCGGCCGAGGCCGCGAGGCGCTGCAAGATACTCCTGCTCAACTACCCCAACAACCCCACGGGGGCGGTGCTGGAGGACGCCGGGCTCCTGGAGGAGGCCCTGGCCTTCTCGCGCAGACACGGGTGCCTGGTGGCCTACGACAACGCTTATTCCGAGCTCACCTTCGACGGCTACCGCGCTCCCTCCATTCTCCAGCTCCCGGGAGCGCGCAGGCGCGCCGTGGAGTTCCACTCCCTCTCCAAAACCTATTCCATGGCGGGCTGGCGCATCGGATTTGTCGTCGGCAACGCCGAGGCCATCGCGCACCTCGGGAAATTCAAGGGCTTCCTCGACTACGGCATCCCGAGCTTCATCCAAAGGGCCGCGGTCGAGGCCTTGAACGGCCCCCAAGACTCCATCGCCGAGGCTTGCCGCGTCTACCGCGAGCGCCGGGACGCCTTGGTGGCGGCCCTGGCCGGCATCGGCTGGGAAGTGCCCGCCCCGAGGGCGGCCATGTACCTCTGGGGCCGGCTTCCCGAGGTTGCCCGCAAGAAAGGCTCTCTGGCCTTCGCCGAGAGCCTCATCCTCGAGAAAGGCGTGGTGCTTTCCCCGGGAGTCGGCTTCGGGCCGCATGGGGAAAGCTACATCCGATTCTCCTTGGTGGCGCCGAAGGAGAAGCTGGCGCTGGCGGCCCGGCGCATCGGAGACTTCCTCGCCCGGCGATGA
- a CDS encoding class I SAM-dependent methyltransferase encodes MNLFSRKIFSGVSPTDKDWENHLAQAHGKTPGMTEKCFAGFPTDLGPNTYEVMASALDEFQGKPIEVLDLACGDGYITPLCLSRMQEGGRFVGVDMVASEVGSANERFRRENVEFLQARAQELPFPSGSFDVVICHLALMLMVPIEPVVAEVRRVLRPGGTFAAVVGRNASSGGLYGLMGSEISQFIKTELSKGAAFRTGDSRLESREGIQELFDPRYFLPNINFQDFTLKISGAPGTLMGILEHFYILNILGEAAKKKVRADLLRHLEGKAKQQGEVLLGLPLLKFKVKTR; translated from the coding sequence ATGAACCTCTTTTCTCGTAAGATTTTCTCGGGAGTATCTCCCACGGACAAGGATTGGGAGAACCATTTGGCCCAGGCTCATGGGAAAACGCCGGGGATGACGGAGAAATGCTTCGCGGGATTTCCCACCGACCTCGGGCCCAACACCTACGAAGTCATGGCGAGCGCCTTGGATGAGTTCCAAGGCAAACCGATCGAGGTCCTGGACCTGGCTTGCGGAGACGGCTACATCACCCCTTTATGTCTGAGCCGCATGCAAGAGGGAGGCCGCTTCGTGGGCGTTGACATGGTTGCCTCCGAAGTTGGGTCCGCGAATGAGAGATTCCGGAGGGAAAATGTCGAGTTTCTGCAAGCCCGAGCCCAAGAGCTGCCTTTCCCAAGCGGAAGTTTTGACGTCGTCATCTGCCACTTAGCCTTGATGCTCATGGTCCCCATCGAGCCTGTCGTGGCCGAGGTCCGCAGGGTTTTGCGCCCGGGCGGGACGTTCGCGGCCGTCGTAGGGCGCAACGCGTCCTCGGGCGGGCTCTACGGCTTGATGGGGAGCGAAATTTCCCAATTCATTAAAACAGAGCTTTCAAAAGGAGCCGCTTTCCGCACCGGCGATTCGCGGCTTGAGTCCAGGGAGGGGATTCAAGAGCTCTTCGATCCGCGGTACTTCCTCCCCAATATCAATTTCCAGGATTTTACCTTGAAAATCAGCGGAGCCCCCGGGACTCTCATGGGAATTTTGGAACACTTCTACATCCTCAATATTTTAGGCGAAGCGGCCAAGAAAAAAGTCCGCGCGGATTTGCTGCGCCATTTGGAAGGCAAGGCAAAACAGCAGGGCGAGGTCCTGCTTGGGCTTCCCTTGCTGAAATTTAAAGTCAAGACTCGATGA
- a CDS encoding TolC family protein, translated as MALGLVVLAAALAGPCRAETSFTQESYLRLALENSPELRSAEAAAEAASAKWKEAVGDAWLPALSAEAQAAPWGKNPLHSDRFSSWRLNGSDVKYDASLSLNLFNSFLDSRKIRQAALSRDLSRARLDEVRQDRALQAVKAYLDLALKQGLKEVADSDLEAQKAQYLLTQDLYKNGMKSKSDLLKSETDWRSSELRAFAAEAERRKSLYRFNVLISRDPEEPSRLESLVPPEPLSGEFPASARKAVLERPEMRQAELALAQARTSAASALQKLFPTLSAAAHWSAAKAATFGDPSLGTGRSRPNYYLGVSLSLPAGFNGFSQWQERASAAAELRKSREDREALVRRVREEVYVARINFDLALNSFRLGRQRQDIARDNLELVTQQYRQGSADVIRLAQARQDYLQSRVELERLLHDSRLGWIQYRQAVGEPLWGN; from the coding sequence ATGGCTCTTGGGCTTGTGGTTCTGGCGGCGGCCTTGGCCGGGCCCTGCCGCGCCGAGACGAGTTTTACCCAGGAGAGCTACCTCCGCCTGGCTCTCGAAAATTCCCCGGAGCTGCGCTCGGCCGAGGCCGCGGCCGAGGCGGCCTCGGCGAAATGGAAAGAGGCCGTGGGCGACGCCTGGCTTCCCGCCCTATCGGCAGAGGCCCAGGCCGCCCCGTGGGGAAAGAACCCGCTCCATAGCGACCGCTTCAGCTCCTGGAGGCTTAACGGCTCGGACGTCAAATACGACGCGAGCCTGTCGCTCAACCTCTTCAACAGCTTTCTCGACTCGCGCAAGATCCGCCAGGCCGCGCTGTCGCGGGACCTCTCCCGAGCTCGGCTCGACGAGGTCCGGCAGGACCGGGCCCTGCAGGCGGTGAAGGCCTACCTCGATCTGGCCCTTAAGCAGGGGCTCAAGGAAGTGGCCGACTCTGATCTCGAGGCCCAGAAGGCGCAGTACCTCCTCACCCAGGACCTCTACAAGAACGGGATGAAGAGCAAGAGCGACCTTCTCAAAAGCGAGACCGACTGGCGCTCGAGCGAGCTGCGCGCCTTCGCGGCGGAGGCCGAGCGCCGCAAGTCCCTTTACCGCTTCAACGTTCTCATAAGCCGCGACCCCGAGGAGCCGTCCCGCCTTGAAAGCCTCGTTCCCCCGGAGCCCTTGTCCGGGGAGTTCCCGGCCTCCGCGAGGAAGGCGGTGCTCGAGCGGCCAGAGATGCGCCAAGCCGAGTTGGCGCTGGCCCAGGCCCGGACGAGCGCGGCCTCGGCCCTCCAGAAGCTGTTCCCGACCTTGAGCGCCGCCGCTCATTGGAGCGCCGCCAAGGCCGCGACCTTCGGGGACCCGAGCCTCGGCACCGGCCGCTCGCGCCCGAACTATTACCTGGGGGTCAGCCTCTCTTTGCCGGCGGGGTTCAACGGCTTTAGCCAATGGCAGGAGCGAGCCTCGGCCGCGGCGGAGCTGAGGAAGAGTCGGGAGGACCGAGAGGCCTTGGTCCGCCGGGTGCGCGAGGAGGTGTACGTGGCGCGGATCAATTTCGACCTGGCCTTGAATTCCTTCCGTCTCGGGCGCCAGCGTCAGGACATCGCCCGCGACAACCTGGAGCTCGTGACCCAGCAGTACCGCCAAGGCAGCGCCGACGTCATTCGCCTGGCCCAAGCGCGGCAGGACTACCTCCAGTCCAGGGTCGAGCTGGAGCGCCTGCTCCACGACAGCCGTCTCGGCTGGATCCAATACCGCCAGGCCGTGGGAGAACCCTTATGGGGAAACTAA
- a CDS encoding efflux RND transporter periplasmic adaptor subunit, which translates to MGKLRHFYLKRRKTAVASAAILALLAGGVGYKRYKAADKAPAGFESPSQGDIEVHFKDSGDIAPKVFVDVASKVSGRVIELKVKEGQAVQKGQALAVVQPGRTESERYVPSTVGAPLAGTVMRYVPAADNNYNVKFPRIGDYLTGLFDSQSPTYLMTVADLSRLVVNMQINEMDVLKLSAGLPVTVTVDALDGQVFPARVSLIAPQAEKNNAGLKVFKVEVELDRAEPRLKPGMTARVDALLEKRKGVLRVPLSAVFEESGKTYVYVDKKKGNPDRIRVELGLRSEMDAELLDPKTLSGKDRLLTEKPAEKPKKS; encoded by the coding sequence ATGGGGAAACTAAGGCATTTCTACTTGAAGCGCAGGAAAACCGCCGTCGCCTCCGCCGCCATCCTGGCTCTGTTGGCAGGCGGCGTCGGCTACAAGCGCTATAAGGCCGCGGACAAGGCTCCGGCGGGCTTCGAATCTCCGAGCCAGGGGGACATCGAGGTCCACTTCAAGGACAGCGGCGACATCGCCCCCAAGGTGTTCGTGGACGTGGCCTCCAAGGTGAGCGGCCGAGTCATCGAGCTCAAGGTGAAGGAAGGCCAGGCCGTGCAAAAGGGCCAGGCCTTGGCCGTGGTCCAGCCCGGGCGTACAGAGTCCGAACGCTACGTTCCCTCCACCGTCGGCGCGCCCCTTGCCGGGACCGTGATGCGCTACGTGCCCGCCGCGGACAACAACTACAACGTGAAATTTCCCCGCATCGGGGACTACCTGACCGGCCTTTTCGATTCGCAGAGCCCGACCTATCTCATGACCGTGGCCGATCTTTCGCGCCTCGTGGTCAACATGCAGATCAACGAGATGGACGTCTTGAAGCTGTCGGCGGGCCTTCCCGTCACGGTGACCGTGGACGCCTTGGACGGGCAGGTTTTTCCGGCGCGCGTGAGCTTGATAGCGCCCCAGGCCGAGAAGAATAACGCCGGGCTCAAGGTGTTCAAGGTCGAGGTCGAGCTGGACCGGGCCGAGCCGAGGCTCAAGCCCGGCATGACGGCACGGGTGGATGCCCTTCTCGAGAAGAGGAAGGGTGTTCTCCGCGTGCCCTTGTCCGCCGTTTTCGAGGAGAGCGGTAAGACTTACGTTTACGTTGATAAGAAGAAGGGAAACCCCGATCGCATCCGGGTCGAACTCGGCCTTCGCAGCGAGATGGATGCAGAACTCCTGGACCCCAAGACCCTCTCGGGCAAGGACCGGCTTCTCACCGAGAAGCCGGCGGAGAAGCCCAAGAAATCGTGA
- a CDS encoding ABC transporter ATP-binding protein, whose amino-acid sequence MIECAGLKKTYGEGSAAYTALRGVSFKIEKGEFAAITGPSGCGKSTLMHLLGLLDRPSGGELSLMGHACQDLSDDQRTRLRREKIGFVFQAFNLLSRHTALDNVCLPMGYAGVPRVERALRAVELLTKVGLEDRVTHTPLELSGGQRQRVGIARALANRPSLLLADEPTGNLDSSSSAEILALFRELNREGMTVVLVTHDRQIAESASRLIRIKDGQLV is encoded by the coding sequence CTGATCGAGTGCGCGGGCTTGAAGAAGACCTACGGGGAGGGCAGCGCCGCCTATACCGCCCTGCGCGGGGTGAGCTTCAAGATCGAGAAGGGGGAGTTCGCGGCCATCACCGGCCCCTCGGGCTGCGGCAAGTCCACCTTGATGCACCTCTTGGGGCTTCTCGACCGGCCGAGCGGGGGGGAGCTGAGCTTGATGGGCCACGCCTGCCAGGACCTCTCCGACGACCAGCGCACGCGCCTGCGGCGGGAGAAGATCGGCTTTGTGTTCCAGGCCTTCAACCTCCTGTCGCGCCACACCGCCCTCGACAACGTTTGCCTGCCCATGGGCTACGCGGGCGTGCCCCGGGTCGAGCGGGCGCTCAGGGCCGTGGAGCTCCTGACCAAGGTGGGCCTCGAGGACAGGGTCACCCACACCCCGCTAGAGCTTTCCGGCGGCCAGCGCCAGCGGGTGGGCATCGCCCGGGCCCTGGCCAACAGGCCGAGCCTTCTCTTGGCCGATGAGCCCACCGGAAACCTCGACTCCAGCTCCAGCGCCGAGATACTGGCCCTTTTTCGGGAGCTCAACCGGGAGGGCATGACCGTGGTGCTCGTCACTCATGACCGCCAGATCGCGGAAAGTGCTAGCCGCCTAATCCGCATCAAGGATGGCCAGCTGGTGTAG
- a CDS encoding ABC transporter permease → MESLQTGWLEIRSHKMRSFLSFFAISIGVASILYTLAQIKGVNQRVAENFKLMGPGRLEIEKKRDYVSRGLSAGLNSDDADAIRQSMPELYMVYPLARAWGMHFRFREFYKEDFVVTGVTEEWSKRDWVYQLRGRFLNSEDVRRGNRVCLLIQPGGWIEKPWWAKFFREMPIEGLLKRRDLLGQTVMIGDHLFAVIGILSEPPRDKDPRWGHNSYGGSGTVLVPVTTYQRLLARRGDGSPRSVSEIQVDTGEEATVPLYKRRIEGLLKARHREEDYEVKDNRDEIQGILNSVRQYVIAILAVGIVAILAGGIGIMNVTLATIYSRIKEIGVRRAVGATRGDILRQFVVEAMILGFLGGVAGLGLGTAGVLYLSRNADRDFSSLTPFHFLLTLAIAVGTGFLFSLYPASKAAQLDPIEALHYE, encoded by the coding sequence ATGGAATCATTGCAGACGGGGTGGTTGGAGATACGGTCGCATAAGATGCGGTCGTTCTTGAGCTTTTTCGCGATTTCTATCGGGGTCGCCTCTATCCTCTATACCTTGGCCCAGATCAAGGGGGTCAACCAGCGTGTAGCGGAGAATTTTAAGCTCATGGGGCCGGGGCGCCTGGAAATCGAGAAGAAGCGCGACTATGTTTCCCGGGGGCTCTCCGCGGGCTTGAACTCGGACGACGCGGATGCCATCCGCCAGAGCATGCCCGAGCTTTACATGGTCTACCCACTGGCGCGGGCCTGGGGAATGCATTTTCGGTTCCGGGAATTTTACAAGGAGGATTTCGTGGTCACCGGCGTCACCGAGGAGTGGTCCAAGCGGGACTGGGTCTATCAACTGCGCGGCCGATTCCTAAATTCCGAGGACGTGAGGCGGGGAAACCGGGTCTGCCTCTTGATTCAGCCGGGAGGCTGGATCGAGAAGCCCTGGTGGGCCAAGTTTTTCCGGGAGATGCCCATCGAGGGCCTGCTCAAGCGCCGGGACCTCCTGGGTCAGACCGTGATGATCGGCGACCATCTCTTCGCCGTGATCGGAATTTTGAGCGAGCCTCCCCGGGACAAGGATCCACGCTGGGGGCACAACTCCTATGGAGGAAGCGGCACGGTGCTGGTCCCCGTCACCACGTACCAGAGGCTTCTGGCCCGACGAGGCGACGGCAGTCCCAGGTCGGTGAGCGAGATCCAGGTGGACACCGGGGAGGAGGCCACCGTCCCGCTCTACAAGCGCCGCATCGAGGGGCTTCTCAAGGCCCGGCATCGCGAGGAGGACTACGAGGTCAAGGACAACCGGGACGAGATCCAGGGCATACTCAACAGCGTGCGCCAGTACGTCATCGCGATATTGGCGGTCGGGATCGTGGCGATATTGGCCGGGGGCATCGGCATCATGAACGTGACCTTGGCCACGATTTACTCCCGCATCAAGGAGATCGGGGTCCGGCGCGCGGTGGGCGCTACCCGGGGGGACATCCTCAGGCAATTCGTGGTGGAGGCCATGATTTTGGGCTTCCTGGGGGGGGTCGCGGGCCTGGGCCTGGGCACCGCCGGGGTTTTGTACCTCTCGCGCAACGCAGACCGAGACTTCTCCAGCCTGACCCCCTTCCATTTCCTGCTGACCTTGGCGATCGCGGTCGGGACGGGTTTCCTGTTCTCCCTATATCCGGCCAGCAAGGCGGCCCAGCTCGATCCCATCGAGGCCCTGCACTACGAGTGA
- a CDS encoding type II toxin-antitoxin system HicA family toxin, with protein sequence MKRKDLVRHLTENGCVLVREGGKYSVFQNPATQKEVPVTRHPEMEDFAARKICKQLGIPPLA encoded by the coding sequence ATGAAAAGGAAGGATTTGGTGCGCCATTTAACGGAAAACGGCTGCGTGCTCGTGAGGGAGGGCGGTAAGTACTCGGTGTTCCAGAACCCCGCCACCCAGAAGGAAGTGCCGGTGACCCGCCATCCCGAGATGGAGGATTTCGCGGCGCGCAAGATCTGCAAACAGCTGGGGATTCCGCCTCTAGCGTAG
- a CDS encoding 8-oxoguanine deaminase has product MVPPLLVKNALRVVLMDDARTELAGADILIRGRVIVAVGKDLEEEGARILDARDCVVLPGLVNTHHHLCQALTRSVAAVQDAKLFDWLVHLYEIWKHLTPEAAETGAEVGLSELLLTGCTTSSDHTYLFPKGQPNELIDRQIEAARRLGIRFSPTRGSMSVGRSQGGLPPEEAVQNEEEILKDCGRLVKAYHDPAPYAMCRVGLAPCAPFSVSPGLMREIATEAKRWKVRLHTHLAETLDEEEYCLQRYKMRPLDFIESVGWLSPSAWFAHMVHLNEGEIRRLAKAGAGVAHCPTSNLRLGSGIAPVRRYLDAGIAVGLGVDGSASNDSGDMLAEVRQCLLIHRIKSGVGSMPARDALWMATRGGARVLGRDDIGAVAPGKAADLAIFDLNRVDYAGAMSDPVAALLFCGTGHRAKWTIVNGRIVVEDGRLLTADEGALVRKANDISRRLLR; this is encoded by the coding sequence ATGGTGCCGCCCCTGCTGGTCAAGAACGCCCTGCGCGTAGTCCTCATGGACGATGCGCGCACGGAGCTCGCGGGCGCCGACATCCTGATCCGGGGCCGCGTGATCGTGGCCGTGGGAAAGGACCTCGAGGAGGAGGGCGCCCGGATCCTCGACGCCCGGGACTGCGTCGTTCTGCCGGGGTTGGTGAACACCCACCACCACCTCTGCCAGGCCCTGACCCGCAGCGTAGCCGCGGTACAGGACGCCAAGCTCTTCGACTGGCTGGTCCATCTTTACGAGATCTGGAAGCATTTAACTCCGGAGGCGGCCGAGACCGGGGCCGAGGTCGGCCTTTCGGAGCTCCTGCTCACCGGCTGCACCACATCCTCGGACCACACCTATCTTTTCCCCAAGGGCCAACCCAACGAACTCATTGACCGGCAAATCGAGGCGGCCCGCAGGCTCGGAATCCGGTTTTCGCCCACCCGCGGCTCCATGTCGGTCGGCCGCTCCCAGGGAGGCCTGCCGCCGGAGGAGGCCGTCCAGAACGAGGAAGAGATCCTCAAGGACTGCGGGCGCCTGGTCAAGGCCTACCACGATCCCGCCCCCTACGCCATGTGCCGGGTGGGCCTGGCTCCCTGCGCGCCCTTCTCCGTGAGCCCCGGACTCATGCGGGAGATCGCGACCGAGGCCAAGCGCTGGAAGGTGCGCCTGCACACCCATCTGGCCGAGACTTTGGATGAGGAGGAGTACTGCCTTCAGCGCTACAAGATGCGCCCGCTTGACTTCATCGAGTCGGTCGGCTGGCTCAGTCCGAGCGCCTGGTTTGCCCACATGGTGCATTTAAACGAGGGCGAGATTCGGCGCTTGGCCAAGGCCGGCGCCGGGGTGGCGCATTGCCCGACCTCGAACCTGCGCCTGGGCTCCGGCATCGCCCCGGTGCGGCGCTATTTGGACGCGGGAATCGCGGTAGGCCTGGGAGTGGACGGCTCGGCCTCCAACGACTCGGGCGACATGCTCGCGGAAGTCCGCCAGTGCCTCCTCATCCACCGCATCAAGAGCGGGGTCGGCTCCATGCCGGCCCGGGATGCCTTGTGGATGGCGACGCGAGGCGGCGCCAGGGTCCTCGGGCGAGACGACATCGGCGCCGTCGCCCCCGGCAAAGCGGCCGACCTCGCCATATTCGATCTGAACAGGGTGGACTACGCCGGGGCCATGAGCGATCCCGTGGCCGCACTCCTCTTCTGCGGGACCGGGCATCGCGCGAAGTGGACCATAGTCAACGGCCGGATCGTGGTGGAGGACGGAAGGCTTTTGACCGCGGATGAAGGCGCGTTGGTCCGCAAAGCCAACGACATCTCGCGCCGGCTCCTACGCTAG
- a CDS encoding cation transporter, translating into MARPGLLDQIRAYPSHVIHAAAEEAPESLHGRAGALFGEESRLRVAGSALPTGLSPALALPLSVPAQRKAYVAALKKVVGLSFAMAGVELAGSAETESGSLWADALHRLVDASVDLGSLISNSLALGHPEWRESKREMIDAGVGFSSAAIILTMAILTAAQAVERLYAPEPLMGWATMLLAFAGLGAQLGSIYFLYPHREANQSLKTAFLHAFVDALGSLGIIAASAAQLGLGWSLADPMVTLGIVGLILRTAIPRAIESGKALWAATASGPSRGSKGP; encoded by the coding sequence TTGGCGAGACCGGGACTCCTTGACCAAATCCGCGCCTACCCGAGTCATGTCATCCATGCTGCGGCAGAAGAGGCTCCTGAAAGCCTCCATGGGCGGGCGGGGGCGCTTTTCGGCGAAGAGAGCAGATTGCGGGTCGCGGGGAGCGCGCTCCCCACGGGTTTAAGCCCGGCGCTTGCGCTACCCCTGTCCGTGCCGGCCCAACGGAAGGCCTATGTCGCGGCCTTAAAGAAGGTGGTAGGCTTGTCTTTCGCCATGGCGGGGGTGGAATTGGCGGGCAGCGCCGAAACGGAGAGCGGCTCTCTCTGGGCCGACGCCCTTCATCGGCTGGTGGACGCGTCCGTTGACCTTGGTTCGCTTATATCGAATTCCCTGGCCTTGGGCCATCCGGAATGGAGAGAGTCCAAAAGGGAAATGATCGACGCGGGGGTGGGGTTTTCCAGCGCCGCGATCATCTTGACCATGGCGATTCTCACCGCAGCCCAGGCCGTGGAGCGCCTTTACGCCCCGGAGCCGCTCATGGGCTGGGCCACCATGCTTTTGGCTTTCGCAGGGCTCGGCGCCCAGCTCGGCTCGATCTACTTCCTCTATCCCCACCGCGAGGCCAACCAGAGCCTCAAAACGGCGTTCCTCCATGCGTTCGTGGACGCCCTGGGTTCCTTGGGAATCATCGCGGCATCCGCGGCGCAACTGGGTCTAGGCTGGTCCCTGGCCGACCCCATGGTCACCTTGGGCATCGTGGGGCTCATCCTGCGCACGGCCATCCCCCGGGCCATCGAGTCGGGCAAAGCCCTCTGGGCGGCTACAGCTTCCGGCCCATCACGGGGCAGTAAAGGCCCTTGA